A section of the Pseudomonas tritici genome encodes:
- the cyoB gene encoding cytochrome o ubiquinol oxidase subunit I produces the protein MFGKLSWDAVPFHEPIVMITIAMIALGGLALFAAITYFKKWTYLWTEWLTSVDHKKIGVMYIIVAMVMLLRGFADAIMMRTQLAMATEGSPGYLPPEHYDQIFTAHGVIMIIFMAMPFFTGLMNLAVPLQIGARDVAYPFLNSLSFWLLVSGVVLINVSLGVGEFAKTGWVAYPPLSGLQYSPGVGVDYYIWALQLSGLGTTLTGVNFLATVLKMRAPGMKLMDMPIFTWTCTWANVLIVASFPILAATMALLSLDRYLDFHIFTNELGGNPMMYVNLFWAWGHPEVYILILPAFGIFSEVISTFTGKRLFGHHSMVYASGAISVLGFMVWLHHFFTMGSGASVNAFFGLATMLISIPTGVKLFNWLFTIYHGRLRMTSQVLWTLGFMVTFAIGGMTGVLLAIPGADFVLHNSLFVIAHFHNVIIGGAVFGYIAGFSFYFPKAFGFKLHEGWGKAAFWFWISGFFVAFMPLYALGFMGMTRRLNATTNPEWVPYLYVAMFGAIMIAVGIACQLIQLYVSIRDRKQNACDSGDPWNGHTLEWSTSSPPPFYNFAVIPTANTIDAFTEAKEDGTAYQKPKHYEPIHMPSNTATGVVMGALLTVFGFAMIWHIWWLAIVSLVGTIGYFIVHAARDDQGYMVPVETIERIEAEQHARLVAEKKIPANRVETSLEQA, from the coding sequence ATGTTTGGTAAATTAAGTTGGGATGCGGTCCCGTTCCACGAGCCGATTGTGATGATTACCATCGCCATGATCGCGTTGGGTGGTCTGGCACTGTTTGCGGCAATCACTTATTTCAAGAAGTGGACCTACCTGTGGACCGAGTGGCTGACGTCGGTCGACCACAAGAAAATCGGCGTGATGTATATCATCGTCGCCATGGTCATGTTGCTGCGTGGTTTTGCCGACGCCATCATGATGCGTACCCAGTTGGCCATGGCCACCGAGGGTTCGCCTGGCTACCTGCCGCCTGAACACTATGACCAGATCTTCACCGCCCACGGTGTGATCATGATCATCTTCATGGCGATGCCTTTCTTCACCGGCCTGATGAACCTTGCAGTGCCCCTGCAGATCGGCGCGCGTGACGTGGCTTACCCGTTCCTGAACTCCCTGAGCTTCTGGCTGCTGGTTTCCGGCGTTGTGCTGATCAACGTTTCCCTGGGCGTCGGCGAATTCGCCAAGACCGGTTGGGTTGCGTATCCGCCATTGTCGGGCCTGCAATACAGCCCTGGCGTGGGTGTGGACTACTACATCTGGGCGCTACAGTTATCAGGACTCGGGACGACGCTGACGGGGGTCAACTTCCTGGCCACCGTGCTGAAAATGCGCGCCCCTGGCATGAAGCTGATGGACATGCCGATCTTCACCTGGACCTGCACCTGGGCAAACGTGCTGATCGTGGCTTCGTTCCCGATCCTGGCCGCTACCATGGCGCTGCTGTCGCTTGACCGTTACCTGGATTTCCACATTTTCACCAATGAACTTGGTGGCAATCCAATGATGTACGTGAACCTGTTCTGGGCATGGGGTCACCCTGAGGTGTACATCCTGATCCTGCCAGCGTTCGGTATCTTCTCCGAAGTGATCTCGACCTTTACCGGCAAGCGCCTGTTCGGTCACCACTCGATGGTTTACGCATCGGGCGCAATCTCTGTACTGGGCTTCATGGTGTGGCTGCACCACTTCTTCACCATGGGTTCGGGGGCCAGCGTCAACGCCTTCTTCGGCCTGGCAACGATGCTGATTTCCATCCCGACGGGGGTGAAGCTATTCAACTGGCTGTTCACCATCTACCACGGTCGTCTGCGCATGACCAGCCAGGTCCTGTGGACCCTGGGCTTCATGGTGACCTTCGCCATTGGCGGCATGACCGGCGTACTGCTGGCCATCCCGGGTGCTGACTTCGTCCTGCACAACAGCCTGTTCGTGATCGCTCACTTCCACAACGTGATCATCGGTGGTGCTGTATTCGGCTACATCGCGGGTTTCAGCTTCTACTTCCCGAAAGCGTTCGGCTTCAAGCTGCACGAAGGCTGGGGCAAGGCTGCATTCTGGTTCTGGATCTCGGGCTTCTTCGTCGCGTTCATGCCGCTCTATGCACTGGGCTTCATGGGCATGACCCGTCGTCTGAACGCTACCACCAACCCTGAGTGGGTACCGTACCTGTACGTTGCCATGTTCGGTGCAATTATGATCGCTGTGGGTATTGCCTGCCAGTTGATCCAGCTGTATGTGAGCATCCGTGACCGTAAGCAGAACGCTTGCGACTCCGGCGACCCATGGAACGGCCACACCCTGGAATGGTCGACTTCGTCGCCACCTCCGTTCTACAACTTCGCCGTGATCCCTACTGCGAACACCATCGATGCGTTCACCGAAGCCAAGGAAGACGGTACTGCGTACCAGAAGCCCAAGCACTACGAACCGATCCACATGCCAAGCAACACCGCCACTGGCGTGGTGATGGGTGCGCTGTTGACCGTGTTCGGTTTCGCGATGATCTGGCACATCTGGTGGCTGGCAATCGTTAGCCTGGTGGGCACCATCGGCTACTTCATTGTCCACGCTGCACGTGATGATCAAGGCTACATGGTGCCGGTCGAAACGATCGAGCGCATCGAAGCCGAGCAGCACGCTCGCCTGGTCGCCGAGAAGAAAATCCCGGCCAACCGTGTAGAAACCTCGTTGGAACAGGCTTAA